A window of Phragmites australis chromosome 2, lpPhrAust1.1, whole genome shotgun sequence genomic DNA:
ATTCGGCATGTAATTGGCACTGCAGTTGCACAACGACTGCAGCCGAAGCATGCGACTATAGGCAATATGGATAGTGGGGAAATGGATCCTCTAGACTTGCTGAAACAAAGTCAAAGTCACGGAGGAACAGTACCATAAACAGTGATTTGTGAGATGAGGTGCAGCGATTGTAGGCCAGGTACTGCAGATTATGATAACCCATTTTCAATCTAATAGCTCACGGCAAGGCCAAAGTCACAGTAATGTTCCTCTGTTAGCAAAGTCAGAGGATTCATTTCCGGATCATGGAGACCAAGACCTTTATTAGAGAGGCTTCCAAATAAATACATGTTTTTATTTTGGTTGGCCATCAAAAAATTCCAGAGAACTTTGACAGAAAAGAATTTGCTATGCCATTTTCTATCATCGTTCTTTTACATGTCAAGCAATATACAGAATAGAGAAAAGGCCTACAAACTGACACAGCTACAGCCTACAAGGTACAAACTGAATAAATTATGAATGCTAAGTTAACAGCTTGTAAAACCTATTATGAACCAACGTCTTCTATCTCGGAGATTTTGTGGAAATGCATCTCCCACACAAGATAAGCCTTGATACAGCTCGTGACCTTCGATTCCTGACATTAATTGAAGAGAGCTGCGGAGAAATGAAATGGGTGAGCAGGAGAGGGCAAAATCATCATGCAGGCGCATAGAACTCTACTGTAAGAAGGATTTACATGCTCTGTTGCCAATTGCTCAAAATCACACTCCCAACGGTCATAATAGTGTGCTTGTTTGAACATAAACAGTCCCAATAACATAACTACGATCCTATAAAACCTAGTAAAACTCTAATATTATCAAAAGTACATTTGTAGACAAATCTACTTTCATACATTCAATCTTACTAATATACATGACGTCAGATCGTTTTTTATAAACAAAAGGGGTTATGTTATCTCGCGAACACCATTAACCAAGGAGTCTACAGTGCTATTCCTTTAAACTCTAAAGCCATACCAATCAGATGCAAAGGCCCACAAACAATGCAAGAACTCAATTTGTCTGTTGAAAAACTAGCATGAGTGCAAGATGATATCAATTCTTCTCTCCAGAATCCAGAATTCCACAATGTCCCACTCAGTTGGTACTACATTAATTTATATTCCTCTTGAAAGAAAAGGTTTATATTCCTAAGAGTCAAATTCACTTGAGATATGACCAAATTAAGGAGCACAGTCAAATCCAGCTGTGCATGATCAATTCAAAAGGGTGATACTAAGCTACCAGATTCCACGGATCATCCAGTGCAAACACATATAGACTAAAATGGCATGTTCCTATATCTTTCAAAACAACATATGATGAGGTTTGCTGATTAATATGCAACCGAGTTTTTAGAATGGGTTTTATAGACTAATGTTCAACCAAGTTGTGAGGAGGAATAATCTGATATAAGCTAACATTTAAATTTTTTCTAACATTTAAATTTTGAATACAGGATCCAGTAAAACTGACTTGTTAGGACCGAAGGATTATGGCATAATATGAACATGAAAGATTACCTTCTTCCGAGTCCTTGAAGTTCTCCAACAAAGTAGACTCCTTGATCTAGGCTCCAACCTCCTGTGTACATTTAATATCACATCATTTCCAAGCAATACAAATGCATAGCCCAAATAGGCAAATGAGTTCGAACATGTGTTACTACAGTTGTACACTGTATTAACTGCTTAACATGCTTCACTACCCTTGTGATTTCAATAAAACTATTAAGTTAAATATTGCCAGACTTTTTTTTCCTACAACACAATGGAGTAAAAGAGACATAATTCAGCGGCATCTATTTATTTCCCAAGTGAAAATGCACAAGTATTACTTCCTATATAAGACGGTTTGACTGATTGAGAAGCACGAATTGATCATAAGACAACTTTACTTACAAATTCTCTTGCTCTAGCTTTTCTGCAATCGACAAAGCTTTTCGTCTAGACCAGCCTTCTCGTTGAGAACAAGCTTCTGCCCTCCCAATAACATGAGCAAGAGATACCTTTCCTTTTACTATGCTGTTCTGTCGATGCTGTCTATTCCCATTTATTCCTCTTCGATTAATCATGCTCTCTTGGTTTGGTGATGACAAAGCTTCTTTTTCCCATACATTATCCCTTCTTCTTTCGTTTGTGTCAAGAACACCATTATTTGTTCGAGCATGCCAATGCATGCGAGTGGGCCCAACTTCAATAATTTCACCAGCTGTTAATATATGGGGATCAGATTGCATCCATCTAGTCTTACTGGAGCTAGCTCCCTTCACAACACTATCTTTTGTAAGCCTCCTAATTAGATTCTCACCTCCAGAAGAGAGGGGACTATGTTTAGTGAAGGACCTACTTAATCTCGTGTTGGAAGAGTCATTCTCAGGGTATGGAAATATAGATGGAGCATGACCTGCTCTTGCATCATTCTTTGATTCATATCGGATTTCAAGTATTATAGCAGAATGAAGGACAGACTCAAATGCTTGCAGAATGTGTCCTCTGTAATTTTCAGCTTTGGACTTGTTGACACGTGAACTAAATATTAGTTGCACTGTCGGTGCTGTTGGAAAAAAGAGGCAATGTTAGAAAAAGTTCTGGTAGAAAGACAGTCCCATAAAACCATACACCCAAGTATCCCAGAAAAAGACCATATAAATGATTACAGCTTGAGTTTGACAGTGTAATACTAATAAACCACCACTGTTGAAGGCAGTGTAGCTTAGAATATTTGTGCAGAGAGAGAACAATAAAGGTTCAACGCAGTACAAATAGAAGCTGGCGAACTTAGCTACCTACTTACGTCACTACTTTCTTCCATACACTTTGACTTCAACAAAACCCTAATGTGTGCCTATGATCAAAAGGACGCCCTCAACAAATAACAGAAAGTTGATGCCTCGTTGTGAGGAAATGCTGTAGTTACTGAGCCTAGATGCAAATCATCCATGGGTGCTGCATCTAAGATCTGTGGAAGTGCCACGAATTACTTGAACAACTAGTATCCACACATAAAAACAAGTGATATCTGTTGTATAATCTGACTGTTGAAAAAAAATGCTTCTAATGAGTGTTTCCCCTCTGTTTTAAgtaccaaataaaaatattaaccAGCTACAACAAAAGGAAAATTCTTTCTCGAGTAATATTTTTTGGGGAACTTATGGCATGATGTaaccataacaaaaaaaaaaaagaaatgggtGTCAGACTGTGAATCTAACCTGTGCCTAGGCTTATGGAGCTTAGCCTTCCGTCCTTACCCATCATTTCTCTCAATGTGTCTGACTGAATACTCTCAAGCACAGCTTGCCAGATCATTTCACTTTCCGTTTTGCAATGTTTAGACGGCTCTGCTCTGACAGCACTGGTTAACAACACATGGCTATTTTCTGTGTGGTCAACAGGTATCCTTACACCATATGAAGTGCCTGCCATGTTAGCATCATGCTTAGGAGTTGAGTGCCTTGTTATATCCCTATCAGGAAAGGAAGCAACTACCGCACCATGGTTAAAACTCGTGCTTGTCGATGACCTTGGCAACACATATTGTTTATCAGGTGCAAGCTGAAGCAGAGCAGCTGTAAGCCAGGTTGACTTGTCATTAGAGACCCTCAGCTGCTTTTCAGCTTCAGATAGTGTTTTCAAGGCTTGACGTAGTTTTTCCATGTCGTCTTTTGATACTGAAATTAGTATGCACAACAGTAAATTGCGTGGATGTAAAATCTTTACCATAAGAGAACAGAGATGATGGTTGGACTATCCAATGATTAAAAAACAATTGCTTACGAGTAGGACGCTTGAAGAACTTTCGTTGTAGTCTTTCTTGTGTAAATGTATAGGAACCAGCAAGAATGTCAGTAATTATCGTGGCAAGTTGAGACATCAGCGCTAAAGGCTCAACTCCGGTTTCAGTAATGTCTCTTAGTGTCCTCACTGTGTTTACAGTGTCGGCAGACAACGCCAAATCAAGCAAATCAACCAATTTATCATCAGACACCAGACCAACCTGAGAAATGAACAAGCAACTAACGTTTTATTCTTACAGTGGAGTAGAACTAAAATAAAGAGCATGGAGCAACAACAAATTTATGATCCCTGACAAGGACTTAAATTGATTACTTCCTAAGTTCAGCAAAGAAGAAACAATGCATCAATGAGGCAATAGCCACTAACATGATTATATCGGAAAGTTGCATTTGCACACTACTATAATCGATTAAATTTCATGACACATTTCAGAATCACAAAGCTACCAAGATGCTGGCCATAAAATACTCTAGTAATTTCTATTAATCCAAGCAGATATCCACACAGAGACGCTATCTACTAATTTGGTAAAATAATGACAATTATGATGCTTGCAAGATATCTTACCAGTTCTTGGACaagagacaaagaaatcctctgCCCCAGCAAACTAAGCTGATCAAGAGTCATCTCTGCATCCCTCAAAGATCCATAAGAACGGGATGCAATTAGCTTCAGTGCATCCCTATCGACGTCTAGACTTCCGCTGGTGCAAATCCACTGTAGAGTGTTGATGATGTCGCACTCCCTCAGCTTAGGGAAAAAGAACTTCTGGCATCTCGACAGGATGATGTTTGGAAGTTCAAGGTTGGGACTGACGAGGATAAACACAACACGGCGTGGTGCCCGTTCCACAACTTTTGAGATGATACTCCAAGTGTTGGCTGGCAATGTATCACAGTCATCAAATATAAATACCCTGTAGTGTGATAGTGCCGGTGAAAGCATCACATTATCGAGGACATCCGCAATGCGATCCATGTCAATGTTGCCAACGGGACCAATCTCCGTAAGACTCCTGCTCTTGCCAAGATTGTGTGCGATGCACGACGTGCACGAGTCGCAGGgcctcgggtgctcaggggagTGGCAGTTGAGCGCCTTGGCGAAGACACGTGCGCACGATGTCTTGCCAGTACCGTGTGGCCCATAGAACACGTATACCAGCCCAATCTTCCTCCTCACAATGGCGTTGGACAGCGCCTGCACCACCAAGCTCTGCCCAACCACGTCCTTGAACGTCCTCGGTGCAAATTTCTGCGTCAGACTCCGGTGTTGGCCGCGGCTGAGCTGCGAGGCCCGCGACTTCTGCCCTGAGTGAGCCTCAGACAACAGGTCGGAGTCCATCTCGCTGGTCTGATTGGAGAAAATCCCGAGCTCTCCAGAGTAGCACCCGGAAGTGCCTCCAATGACGTTGCGCGCACCGGAGGCGGCGGCCTCCACGAGCAGAGGCAACGCGTCGGAGTCCGAGCTTGTCGAGGAGGCCAGCCTCTCGGACTTAACCGGGAAAAGGGGACGCGAGGCATTGACGCGGTTGcctgaggcggcggcggcttcagATTTTCGCCCCGCCGCAGACTTGGAGTCCGAGAGGCCGCACGAGAGGCTGCGGCCGGCCATGTCGAGGATAGACTTGCCGCGGTGGTGGAGGCGCGACCAATTCCAAGGAATGCCGCACACGTTGCGCGAGTCCTGCGACACCTGCTGCTGCAGCTCCTCGCCATCGTCCTCCCCGTCGTGGAACAGGTACTTGTTGCCGCAGACGGCCTCCTGGGAGCTGGAGTTGACGGAGAGCGCGGCCGCACGATCCGGAGGTTtactggcggtggcggcgcggcggccggccCGGCGTTTGAAGCGGCGGGGCGGGCGTCGGACAGGTTtcgggtgggggtgggggtgggggttcTCGgcgagctggtcgaggagcgtctTGAGCGCCCCGGTCATCGTGGTGGCGCCGGCGCTGCGCCGGGACTTGGCTGGGAGATCGACGTCGCCATCGTCGTCGGAGTCAAAGTCGGCGTCGGGGTCGGCCGCCACCCTGGACCTGGATGACTCGACGGAGCGGCGTGTGGACGGGTCGCGGAGCGATCGCGAGCGCTGCAGCGCGAGGAGGTCGCGCATCAGCGCCGCCGACGCCACGGACGTGGGGCTCCGCCTCCGccccgacgacgacgacgcgccTCCGCCTCCGATTCCCGCTCCCCCGTGCGCGTGGTGGTGGCGCAGGTGGATGCAGTTTGTGAGGTGCGCGTGGCCCCTAgccccgcccgccgccgcggcatGGTCGGGCGCCGGCATTGCGGCACGGCACGGCGCGGCGCGTAGTACCAGTACCGCAGAGATGCGAGAGAAACGCTCGCGTCCGCTAAGCCATTTTAGGAGCACCGGGGCGCCGGTTGGTGTGAGATTATGGCGGTGTGGTTCGGAGATTTCGCCTTTTTCGTTGGATCCTGGAGGGTTTCACGGGAAGAGCGACGGAGGGGGAGGGCGAGTTGGGTGACTGAGTGGGTGGCGAGTGGCCTCGTCCTCGTGCCGGGTGTGGGAGCGGGCGGTGCTTTCGGGGCTCGCGCCCGCGGCGTCGGGGTGGCAGAGGATCATTCGGTTCAGAGTCCAGAGGAGTGCGAGGGCACGGCACGGGGGCATGGATTCGCCTCGCCTCGGCTCGGCGCCCTGGGGCCTGCGCATCCGCGGCGGGCGTGGTGGGCACAAGCGGAAGCGGCTGGGAGCGTTTCACTGTTGGAGTTCTGGTGTAAATTGTCGTGTCGCCCGGGGTGGGAAGGTGCCCCAATAATGACCCCAGCTGATGATAAGACGCCGGATTGTACTACTGTGCAGCGCTGCAGACTCCAGTGGAGTAATTACCCCGCGGTACTCTGCCGCTGGTTTTGCAGTGTGATGATGACCTGAGCTCCCGCCCACCCCTACCTGGCCGCGCTGCTGGTGTGTTGGATGCACGTGAGCTGCTGCACAAAGCAGCCATCTCGCCTGTAAAAGGAAGTGTACCGGTGGCGTACGTCGTCGCCGCCTCCCTGCTTTCGTGCCAGGGAAATGCACAGCAGGCTACGCGTTCGTCAGCCGCGGGGTGAGCGGTCCGACCGACTCCGACGAGTTGAAGGGTGCGTATCtggtactgctgctgctgcttagtgGGGCAATAAGAGTGGGTAATTACGCTGTGAAGTGGACTCCACGGGTTGCGCTTGCCACCACAATGATTTTGGGATCAGGGCGAGGCAGATGCCCCGGTGGATTACTACGGtagaggaagaaggggaggggagaacgagggagggggggggggaccttAGCTGCAGGACGCACCGCTCCTGGTTGGCTGGTCTGGTCATCCTAGGGAACTGGCGAACGGCTATAAGCGCGGATGTGGGCCAGGGCTGGGCAGGAAAATGCCTGGTCCGGCTcgtccgcccccccccccccccccctccgcgaCGACGCAACGGGATCGCGGCGGCCTCCGTGGTTGTCCCGTCGAAAGCCCGGGTACTCAACGTTGCACGGAGAGGTGCGATAGCAAGGCTCAAAACATAAGAATATCTGCAGCATCAGTAGAAGGAGACGGGCTGGTTCGTTTTCTTGCCGGCGCTGCGCCTGGCAAGGAGGCGCTGAAAGCGAGGAGCCCCATGCCCGCATTCGAGTGCGCTTCCAAAATCAACGAGAGGGCGGTTTCGCCTCTAAATTCTTTCATCAGTAAGCAGTAACAGTGAATGACTTTGTTATTAGAAAACGAATCGAAGAAAAGCGCATAGCAGGGCTCCCAGTCGAATCTAAAATCTTCTCGGTCACTCAATCTCTGGAGCACAACATTTTTCCCTATAGCATCCTAACCACCACCTACCACAGTTAAGTACTTGCTGCTAAAAATAATGCTAAAACTAAGACTCAAAGCTATGATGAAAAGTTAGGAGTATCAGAGTATGACAATACTGGTAACATGTGGATAAGTTGTGGGCTAAGTATAATCTAGAGCCGTAGGCAGAATCTTGCCTAATCCCCATCGCGGCATAAACTAATAGTTGAGCCGGGACTTGGGGACCAGTGCACCAATCAAACAATGCTTGATCCGGGCTCAGCATCGTGTGTGTGCCGCCGCACAAGCGCTTCTCCCATTTCCATGTGCACATTCATCTGGCCCGGACAAAAGTAGCTTTGCAGCCGCACACTTCAGTTCACTCACCAGTGGTTCAGTTCACTCACCAGTGGCCAGGCTTTTTGTTCCTCCTGCCTCGTTTTCGATCCATCTGACCTGATTTTCTTACGGTTTCCTGCACCAGCCATGAACAGACAACTGAGTCGGAACAGCTGAACAAAAGTGAGCCCTGAAAAATAGAAATGGTCGGAACAAGCGCACGGGCGGGCAGCAAATTTGAAATGGCCTCGTGAGGAGTTGTTGGGCATCGAATTTTTTTTGGGTCGCTAGGGAATTTGGGGGCGTGTAAGGGGTAGAGTTCtttctaatttaatttttttttggagggAGTGATTTattgagaaaaataatttgtttaaataaatt
This region includes:
- the LOC133908655 gene encoding protein STICHEL-like 3 isoform X1; this encodes MPAPDHAAAAGGARGHAHLTNCIHLRHHHAHGGAGIGGGGASSSSGRRRSPTSVASAALMRDLLALQRSRSLRDPSTRRSVESSRSRVAADPDADFDSDDDGDVDLPAKSRRSAGATTMTGALKTLLDQLAENPHPHPHPKPVRRPPRRFKRRAGRRAATASKPPDRAAALSVNSSSQEAVCGNKYLFHDGEDDGEELQQQVSQDSRNVCGIPWNWSRLHHRGKSILDMAGRSLSCGLSDSKSAAGRKSEAAAASGNRVNASRPLFPVKSERLASSTSSDSDALPLLVEAAASGARNVIGGTSGCYSGELGIFSNQTSEMDSDLLSEAHSGQKSRASQLSRGQHRSLTQKFAPRTFKDVVGQSLVVQALSNAIVRRKIGLVYVFYGPHGTGKTSCARVFAKALNCHSPEHPRPCDSCTSCIAHNLGKSRSLTEIGPVGNIDMDRIADVLDNVMLSPALSHYRVFIFDDCDTLPANTWSIISKVVERAPRRVVFILVSPNLELPNIILSRCQKFFFPKLRECDIINTLQWICTSGSLDVDRDALKLIASRSYGSLRDAEMTLDQLSLLGQRISLSLVQELVGLVSDDKLVDLLDLALSADTVNTVRTLRDITETGVEPLALMSQLATIITDILAGSYTFTQERLQRKFFKRPTLSKDDMEKLRQALKTLSEAEKQLRVSNDKSTWLTAALLQLAPDKQYVLPRSSTSTSFNHGAVVASFPDRDITRHSTPKHDANMAGTSYGVRIPVDHTENSHVLLTSAVRAEPSKHCKTESEMIWQAVLESIQSDTLREMMGKDGRLSSISLGTAPTVQLIFSSRVNKSKAENYRGHILQAFESVLHSAIILEIRYESKNDARAGHAPSIFPYPENDSSNTRLSRSFTKHSPLSSGGENLIRRLTKDSVVKGASSSKTRWMQSDPHILTAGEIIEVGPTRMHWHARTNNGVLDTNERRRDNVWEKEALSSPNQESMINRRGINGNRQHRQNSIVKGKVSLAHVIGRAEACSQREGWSRRKALSIAEKLEQENLRLEPRSRSLLCWRTSRTRKKLSSINVRNRRSRAVSRLILCGRCISTKSPR
- the LOC133908655 gene encoding protein STICHEL-like 4 isoform X2 — protein: MPAPDHAAAAGGARGHAHLTNCIHLRHHHAHGGAGIGGGGASSSSGRRRSPTSVASAALMRDLLALQRSRSLRDPSTRRSVESSRSRVAADPDADFDSDDDGDVDLPAKSRRSAGATTMTGALKTLLDQLAENPHPHPHPKPVRRPPRRFKRRAGRRAATASKPPDRAAALSVNSSSQEAVCGNKYLFHDGEDDGEELQQQVSQDSRNVCGIPWNWSRLHHRGKSILDMAGRSLSCGLSDSKSAAGRKSEAAAASGNRVNASRPLFPVKSERLASSTSSDSDALPLLVEAAASGARNVIGGTSGCYSGELGIFSNQTSEMDSDLLSEAHSGQKSRASQLSRGQHRSLTQKFAPRTFKDVVGQSLVVQALSNAIVRRKIGLVYVFYGPHGTGKTSCARVFAKALNCHSPEHPRPCDSCTSCIAHNLGKSRSLTEIGPVGNIDMDRIADVLDNVMLSPALSHYRVFIFDDCDTLPANTWSIISKVVERAPRRVVFILVSPNLELPNIILSRCQKFFFPKLRECDIINTLQWICTSGSLDVDRDALKLIASRSYGSLRDAEMTLDQLSLLGQRISLSLVQELVGLVSDDKLVDLLDLALSADTVNTVRTLRDITETGVEPLALMSQLATIITDILAGSYTFTQERLQRKFFKRPTLSKDDMEKLRQALKTLSEAEKQLRVSNDKSTWLTAALLQLAPDKQYVLPRSSTSTSFNHGAVVASFPDRDITRHSTPKHDANMAGTSYGVRIPVDHTENSHVLLTSAVRAEPSKHCKTESEMIWQAVLESIQSDTLREMMGKDGRLSSISLGTAPTVQLIFSSRVNKSKAENYRGHILQAFESVLHSAIILEIRYESKNDARAGHAPSIFPYPENDSSNTRLSRSFTKHSPLSSGAGEIIEVGPTRMHWHARTNNGVLDTNERRRDNVWEKEALSSPNQESMINRRGINGNRQHRQNSIVKGKVSLAHVIGRAEACSQREGWSRRKALSIAEKLEQENLRLEPRSRSLLCWRTSRTRKKLSSINVRNRRSRAVSRLILCGRCISTKSPR